The genomic region GGGACTGACCGCCTTCAGACCGGACGAACATGGCGACCTGGTGCTTAAAAGAGCCGATCAGGCGCTATATCGCGCGAAAAATACCGGCCGCAATCGGATAGAACTGGGCTGACAGATAATTGTTCCATTTTGTTTAAAGGCGCGCTTTTGCGGTCGGCGCGCCAGGCAATACGTTACACTGTTGCATTATTGTCTCGCGCGTATTGCCTCCACCATGAAATTTCTTGCTCTTATTGCTTCGCTGCTTGTATTAGCCGGTTGCGCCAGCGGCCCCCGGATTGACACCAGCCACCCTTCCGCCAATCACGACAGCCGTATTCAATTCGTGGTGATGCATTACACCTCCGCATCTCTGGAGGACTCGCTGCAATTGCTGACCCATGGTGAGGTCAGCAGCCATTACCTGATCGGCGACGACGAGCACGCCACCATCTATAAGTTGATGGATGAAAATCTTCGGGCCTGGCACGCCGGCGAAAGCCAATGGCAAGGCCGGACCTGGCTGAACTCCAGTTCCATTGGCATCGAAATCGTCAATCCAGGCTTCCAAGACACCCCGACCGGGCGCCTCTGGTATCCCTACAGCGAAGCCCAGGTCCAATCGATGATCTTCCTGCTCAAGGACATCAGCAAGCGCCAGGGCATCAGCCCTCGCCATATCATCGGCCATAGCGACATCGCCCCCATGCGCAAGCTCGACCCTGGCCCGCTGTTCCCCTGGAAACGCCTGGCTGCCGAAGGTCTGGGAATCTGGCCGAACGAACAGGCCGTGGCGCGCCAGCAAACCCAGTTCGCCGTGCAGCTGCCAAGCATCAGCTGGTTTCAGGCACAACTTGCCCGCCTCGGCTACGCCACGCCACAAACCGGCGAACTGGATGTAGCGACACGCAATGTGCTGGCGGCTTTTCAACTGCATTTTCGCCCGTCCCGTTTCGACGGCACACCGGACGCGCAAACCGCGGCGCTTCTCCAGGTGTTGAACCAGACAAAATAATGACGCCCGCCCGACGGTCAGGGCTTTTTCCCAATCAGCAGCTATAACTCATTGGTAATTCTTCGGATATTCCATGATGACGGCTGCTCGAGAGAGGCTGCGTAGCTGGTTCTATCGCCCTTGGTTTTTGGCGGTGCTGTCGGCTGCCTTGAGTGCGACGCTACTGATGACCGGTAGTCTGTTCATTGCGATGCATCAGGTCGAGTACAACGAAAGCCAGGAGATGTACGCCCAGGGGGAGCGCTTCCTCGCCCGCCTGGAGCAGCTGTTCGGGCAACTGCGCGAAAGCCTCGACGACCTCGAAGCTCAACCACTGCGGGGCTGCGATGATGAAATGATCGCCACATTGCAGCAGGTCAGCTTCAATTTCCGCTTCGTTTACGAAGCTGCTTACATGGATGATTCACGAATCTGCTCCAACCGCCCCCGCCAGGAAGGGCTGTCGCTGATCCGGCCACCGGACATCAAGGGCCCCACCTACAGCTATTGGTTGAACACCACCACTGAACCCGATGAGAACCGCGCCGCACTGATGCTGGGGCGTGACAATTTCCGGGTGGCTACATCCCGCGGGCATTTGACCGACATGGTTGATCTGTCTCCGGGGAGCAGCCTGCTGGTAGTACTCGACCACGACACCCGCGCGATTCCCGTGCTCGGTGTCGCGCAGGAGTGGCCCCCGACGGAACCCTGGCCCCCGAAAAGCCACGATGCACTGCAAGTCACCCCTACCCGCCTGATTTACCGAATGCCGACCAACACTCTCGAATACCAACTGGTGCTGATCACACCACGCACCGGGATGCATGTGCCGGCCGTTTGGTGGTGGCTGCTTCCGGCCAGCCTCGCGCTAAGCGCCTGCGTAGGCATTCTGGTATTTCTGCTGGTGCGCCAGCGTCAATCACTGGATGCCGAACTGCACGGTGCGATACAGCGAGGCGAATTACAGGTGTTGTATCAACCGATCTTCGACCTCGACAGTCGCAACTGTGTCGGGGCTGAAGCCTTGCTGCGCTGGCGAAGGCCGGACGGCACCCTGACCAGCCCCGATCTGTTCATACCGATGGCAGAGAACACCGGCCAGATCCGCCAGATGACTGACTTCGTATTGCAGCGCCTGCTGGAACAGCTCGGACAACTGTTGCGCGCCAATCCGCAGCTGTACATCTCGGTCAACCTGGCCGCCTGCGACGTCATGGTGCCGCGTATCGGTCAGGTGATTGCGCGCCTGCTGGCGCTGCACCGGGTGGCGGCCAGACAGATTGCCTTTGAGGTGACCGAGCGCGGGCTGGTGGATGTGGTGGTAGCCCGAGAGAACCTACAAGCCTTGCGCGATGTCGGGCATCAGGTGCTGATTGATGACTTTGGCACCGGCTATTGCAGCCTCGCCTACCTGCAAACCCTGCCAGTGGACTGTCTGAAAATCGACAAGGCATTTATCGACGCGCTGGGCCATGACGCCGCCAGCAGCG from Pseudomonas sp. GGS8 harbors:
- a CDS encoding N-acetylmuramoyl-L-alanine amidase — encoded protein: MKFLALIASLLVLAGCASGPRIDTSHPSANHDSRIQFVVMHYTSASLEDSLQLLTHGEVSSHYLIGDDEHATIYKLMDENLRAWHAGESQWQGRTWLNSSSIGIEIVNPGFQDTPTGRLWYPYSEAQVQSMIFLLKDISKRQGISPRHIIGHSDIAPMRKLDPGPLFPWKRLAAEGLGIWPNEQAVARQQTQFAVQLPSISWFQAQLARLGYATPQTGELDVATRNVLAAFQLHFRPSRFDGTPDAQTAALLQVLNQTK
- a CDS encoding EAL domain-containing protein, whose amino-acid sequence is MMTAARERLRSWFYRPWFLAVLSAALSATLLMTGSLFIAMHQVEYNESQEMYAQGERFLARLEQLFGQLRESLDDLEAQPLRGCDDEMIATLQQVSFNFRFVYEAAYMDDSRICSNRPRQEGLSLIRPPDIKGPTYSYWLNTTTEPDENRAALMLGRDNFRVATSRGHLTDMVDLSPGSSLLVVLDHDTRAIPVLGVAQEWPPTEPWPPKSHDALQVTPTRLIYRMPTNTLEYQLVLITPRTGMHVPAVWWWLLPASLALSACVGILVFLLVRQRQSLDAELHGAIQRGELQVLYQPIFDLDSRNCVGAEALLRWRRPDGTLTSPDLFIPMAENTGQIRQMTDFVLQRLLEQLGQLLRANPQLYISVNLAACDVMVPRIGQVIARLLALHRVAARQIAFEVTERGLVDVVVARENLQALRDVGHQVLIDDFGTGYCSLAYLQTLPVDCLKIDKAFIDALGHDAASSGVAPHIIRMAQALQLKVIAEGIEHEAQAVFLSGEGVKFGQGWLFAHALSAVQFIELITRGRRQATRRLDDEA